A section of the Chryseobacterium ginsenosidimutans genome encodes:
- a CDS encoding fumarate hydratase has translation MDFKYQDPYPILKDDTVYKKLTSDYVKVEQHGEREILTIDPKGLELLAEEAMADVSFMLRSSHLESLRKIIDDPEATDNDRFVAYNLLQNAAVAVEGALPSCQDTGTAIVMGKKGENVYTGGDDGEYLSKGIYNTYQKRNLRYSQVVPLTMFDEKNSGSNLPAQIDIYAKKGDYYEFLFLTKGGGSANKTFLYQKTKSLLNEKSLEAFVKERISDLGTAACPPYHLALVIGGTSAEANLAAVKKASAKYYDNLPTEGNEAGQAFRDLEWEAKVQKICQESAIGAQFGGKYLTHDVRVIRLPRHAASCPVGMGVSCSADRNIKGKITKEGIFLEQLEQDPKRFLPATPPHLEAAVDIDLNKPMPEILAELSKYPIKTRLKLNGTLIVARDIAHAKIKELLDSGQPMPEYFKNHPIYYAGPAKTPEGMASGSFGPTTAGRMDVYVDEFQSHGGSMVMLAKGNRTADVTNACHKYGGFYIGSIGGPAAILAKDNILSVEVVDFPELGMEAVRKIEVKDFPAFIITDDKGNDFFANLAH, from the coding sequence ATGGATTTTAAATATCAGGATCCGTATCCAATTTTGAAAGATGATACGGTATATAAAAAGTTGACTTCAGATTATGTGAAAGTTGAACAGCATGGTGAAAGAGAAATTTTAACCATCGATCCGAAAGGTCTTGAATTATTGGCTGAAGAAGCGATGGCAGATGTTTCTTTTATGCTTCGCTCTTCACACTTAGAAAGTCTGAGAAAAATTATTGACGATCCTGAAGCGACTGATAACGACAGATTTGTTGCTTATAATTTATTACAGAATGCGGCTGTTGCGGTAGAAGGAGCGTTGCCTTCTTGCCAGGATACAGGAACAGCGATCGTGATGGGTAAAAAAGGGGAAAACGTTTACACAGGCGGTGATGACGGTGAATATTTAAGCAAAGGAATTTACAACACGTATCAAAAAAGAAACTTAAGATATTCTCAGGTTGTTCCTTTGACGATGTTTGATGAGAAAAATTCAGGTTCAAATCTTCCGGCACAGATTGATATTTATGCTAAAAAAGGAGATTACTACGAGTTTTTGTTCTTAACAAAAGGAGGAGGTTCTGCAAACAAAACGTTCTTATATCAAAAAACGAAATCTTTATTAAATGAAAAGTCACTTGAAGCCTTCGTAAAAGAAAGAATTTCAGATTTAGGAACTGCGGCTTGTCCGCCTTACCACTTGGCGTTGGTAATCGGTGGAACTTCTGCTGAAGCCAACTTAGCTGCTGTGAAAAAAGCATCAGCAAAATATTACGACAATCTTCCGACAGAAGGAAATGAAGCGGGCCAGGCGTTCAGAGATTTAGAATGGGAAGCAAAAGTTCAGAAAATCTGCCAGGAAAGTGCTATTGGAGCTCAGTTTGGAGGAAAATATTTAACACACGATGTTCGAGTAATCAGACTGCCACGCCATGCGGCTTCTTGTCCTGTCGGGATGGGAGTTTCTTGTTCGGCTGACAGAAATATTAAGGGAAAAATAACGAAAGAAGGTATTTTCTTAGAACAATTGGAACAAGATCCGAAAAGATTTTTACCTGCAACACCTCCACATTTAGAAGCAGCGGTTGATATTGATTTAAATAAACCAATGCCCGAAATTTTAGCTGAACTTTCAAAATATCCAATCAAAACAAGATTAAAACTAAACGGCACATTGATTGTTGCAAGAGATATTGCTCACGCAAAAATCAAAGAATTGTTGGATTCCGGACAGCCGATGCCTGAATATTTCAAAAATCACCCGATTTATTATGCCGGACCTGCAAAAACTCCGGAAGGAATGGCTTCGGGAAGTTTCGGACCTACAACTGCGGGAAGAATGGATGTTTATGTTGACGAATTCCAAAGTCATGGCGGAAGCATGGTGATGTTGGCAAAAGGTAACAGAACAGCCGATGTTACTAACGCTTGTCATAAATACGGAGGTTTCTATATCGGATCAATCGGCGGACCTGCTGCAATCTTGGCAAAAGACAATATTTTGTCTGTTGAGGTGGTAGATTTCCCTGAATTAGGAATGGAAGCAGTGAGAAAAATCGAAGTTAAAGATTTTCCGGCATTCATCATTACCGATGATAAAGGGAACGATTTCTTCGCCAATCTTGCCCATTAA
- a CDS encoding porin family protein encodes MIKKFIMMGLVCLLSGSVYSQKRLKLNLQSKEDTEVSPIVKEKVDEYAKKIDVIIQEEKKLMEAELLILQSKNLEKTEFDKQKAEVADRYSEKIDQRIEALGFDLDTVIQKQVKYSLLNSDVTSNEELKAKLLKKFRATKDFSGYFTYGIMTLTNDKPDNDLDKNLGYANNLEFGLKFNYQFNRTSPWGLISGIGFSWRTVRLDNNMIFAKDTNAGVYVADYQGNTDKSKLRTGYIIVPLGLQYNFSKLKSAGMDIQYRPYSDGFRVAANMYGGIKMSSNNIVSGDREDFRDRGNYKVNPFVYGAQFTVSYDNISLFVKKDFSNFFKDSYFQNDKALVFGIGIGL; translated from the coding sequence ATGATTAAGAAATTTATCATGATGGGACTCGTATGCCTTTTATCTGGCAGTGTTTATTCACAAAAAAGACTGAAACTGAATCTTCAGTCGAAAGAAGATACTGAAGTAAGCCCGATCGTAAAAGAAAAAGTGGATGAATATGCTAAGAAAATAGATGTAATCATTCAGGAAGAAAAAAAACTGATGGAAGCTGAACTTCTGATTTTACAGTCTAAAAATTTAGAGAAAACAGAATTCGATAAACAGAAAGCGGAAGTTGCAGACCGCTATTCGGAAAAGATAGATCAGAGAATTGAAGCGTTAGGTTTTGATCTTGATACTGTGATTCAGAAGCAGGTAAAATACTCTCTTTTGAATTCGGATGTTACTTCTAATGAAGAACTGAAAGCGAAATTGTTAAAAAAATTCCGTGCTACGAAAGATTTTTCCGGATACTTTACTTACGGAATTATGACATTGACGAATGATAAGCCTGACAATGATTTAGATAAAAATTTAGGGTATGCCAATAATCTTGAATTTGGGTTGAAGTTTAATTATCAGTTCAACAGAACGAGTCCGTGGGGATTGATTTCCGGGATAGGATTTTCATGGAGAACTGTACGTCTCGATAATAATATGATCTTTGCTAAAGATACCAATGCAGGTGTTTACGTGGCAGATTATCAGGGGAACACCGATAAAAGCAAGCTGAGAACAGGCTATATTATCGTTCCTCTTGGGTTGCAGTATAATTTTTCGAAACTGAAAAGTGCAGGAATGGACATTCAGTACAGACCTTATTCTGATGGTTTCAGAGTTGCAGCCAATATGTATGGTGGGATAAAAATGTCCAGCAACAATATTGTAAGTGGTGATCGTGAAGATTTTAGAGACAGAGGAAATTACAAAGTGAATCCGTTTGTTTATGGTGCTCAGTTCACCGTTTCTTATGACAATATTAGTCTTTTCGTTAAAAAAGATTTCAGCAATTTCTTCAAAGACTCTTATTTTCAAAACGATAAAGCACTTGTTTTCGGAATCGGAATCGGATTATAG
- a CDS encoding aminotransferase class V-fold PLP-dependent enzyme has translation MFDIQEIRSQFTILNREVNGKPLVYLDNAATSQKPNSVLEVWAQYYTELNANVHRGIHTLSQLATEEMELSRRKVQKFINAKNDFEVIFTKGTTEGLNLISYILTQKLKKDDEIIISYLEHHSNIVPWQMLCERTGAKLRVVPIDENGVLQLDTFDEFLSEKTKVVSVNQVSNALGIVNPIEEIIAKTRKNTNAYIVIDGAQSAPHFSIDVQKMDCDFFVFSGHKMYAPMGTGILYGKQQVLEDLPPFHGGGEMIATCSFDGTSYAGLPFKFEAGTPNVGGNIALGAAIDFIQKIGQENIQNHENALLEYAQRLLLEIEGIKIYGEKANRTGVVSFNLEGIGIASDVGMILDKLGIAVRTGHHCTQPIMSFFNIAGTVRASFAVYNTFQEIDILVEGVKKAQRMLS, from the coding sequence ATGTTTGACATTCAGGAAATCAGAAGTCAGTTTACGATATTAAACAGAGAAGTGAATGGTAAGCCATTGGTTTACTTAGACAATGCGGCGACATCTCAAAAACCGAATTCAGTTTTAGAAGTTTGGGCTCAATACTATACAGAGCTTAACGCAAACGTACATCGAGGAATCCATACATTAAGTCAGTTGGCGACAGAAGAAATGGAGCTTTCAAGAAGAAAAGTTCAGAAATTCATTAATGCTAAAAATGATTTTGAAGTAATTTTTACAAAAGGAACAACAGAAGGATTAAATCTTATCTCTTATATTTTAACTCAAAAGCTTAAAAAGGACGATGAGATTATCATTTCTTATTTAGAGCACCACTCAAATATCGTTCCGTGGCAGATGCTTTGTGAAAGAACGGGAGCGAAATTAAGAGTAGTTCCGATTGATGAAAATGGAGTTCTCCAGTTAGATACATTCGATGAATTTTTAAGCGAAAAAACAAAAGTTGTTTCTGTTAATCAGGTTTCAAACGCATTGGGAATTGTAAATCCTATCGAAGAAATTATTGCAAAAACAAGAAAAAACACAAATGCATATATTGTAATTGATGGCGCTCAGTCTGCACCGCACTTTAGCATTGATGTCCAGAAGATGGACTGTGATTTTTTTGTTTTTTCAGGTCATAAAATGTATGCTCCAATGGGAACCGGGATTTTATACGGAAAACAGCAGGTTCTTGAGGATTTGCCACCATTTCATGGAGGAGGTGAAATGATTGCAACATGTTCTTTTGACGGAACAAGTTATGCAGGGCTTCCTTTTAAATTCGAAGCAGGAACGCCAAATGTAGGAGGAAATATAGCGTTAGGTGCAGCAATAGACTTTATCCAAAAGATTGGGCAGGAAAACATCCAAAATCATGAAAATGCTCTATTGGAGTATGCTCAAAGGCTGCTTTTAGAAATTGAAGGAATTAAAATTTACGGAGAAAAAGCGAATAGGACCGGAGTTGTATCCTTTAATTTAGAAGGGATAGGAATTGCCTCTGATGTGGGAATGATTCTCGACAAATTGGGGATTGCCGTAAGAACCGGACATCACTGTACACAGCCTATTATGAGTTTCTTTAATATTGCAGGAACCGTAAGGGCGAGTTTTGCGGTTTACAACACTTTTCAGGAAATCGATATATTGGTGGAAGGTGTAAAAAAAGCACAACGAATGCTAAGTTAA
- a CDS encoding RNA polymerase sigma factor produces the protein MKLLFNNKKEDLLSRLKKQDPAAQKIFYDQSVKRFLSVAKSYISDIYQAEDCVIKAYCKIFKHIESFRGEGNFEGWARKIVVNECLNFIKSHKTVFYLDDVHASVLEEIHEEQIVFDFNAQELLDQLPDAYRMVFNLYVIEEYSHQEIADTLNISTAVSKTQLFRAKEKLRKIYFQQQKKLKNEHI, from the coding sequence ATGAAGCTTTTGTTTAATAATAAAAAAGAAGATTTGCTGAGCCGTTTGAAAAAACAGGATCCGGCTGCGCAGAAAATCTTTTATGATCAGAGTGTAAAGAGATTCCTGAGTGTGGCAAAAAGCTACATCAGCGATATTTATCAGGCGGAAGATTGCGTGATCAAAGCATACTGTAAGATTTTTAAACATATAGAAAGCTTTCGCGGAGAAGGAAATTTTGAAGGCTGGGCAAGAAAAATTGTGGTGAACGAATGTCTCAATTTTATTAAAAGCCATAAAACGGTTTTTTATCTCGACGATGTTCATGCTTCTGTTCTCGAAGAAATTCATGAAGAGCAAATCGTTTTTGACTTTAATGCGCAGGAACTTTTAGATCAGCTTCCCGATGCTTACAGAATGGTTTTCAACCTTTATGTGATTGAAGAATATTCGCATCAGGAAATTGCAGATACGCTGAATATTTCTACCGCAGTAAGCAAAACGCAACTCTTCAGAGCAAAAGAAAAACTGAGAAAGATCTACTTTCAACAACAAAAGAAACTGAAAAATGAACACATCTAA
- a CDS encoding ribose-phosphate pyrophosphokinase: MADQLSYLFSTRTSKDLAEKIAQHYGKELGKINFQEFSDGEFEPVLDESVRGGRVFLIGSTFPPADNLLELLLMIDAAKRASAKSITVVLPYFGLARQDRKDKPRAPIGAKLVANLLTAAGATRIMTMDLHADQIQGFFEIPVDHLYASTIFVDYIRDLKLDKLTIASPDMGGAKRAKNYAGHLGADVVIAYKERKKANVVEEMFLIGDVEGKNVILIDDMIDTAGTLCKAADILMEKGAKSVRAMATHGVLSGKAYENIENSKLLEVIVTDSIPVKNNLSTKIKVLSCAPLFADVMKMVHEHQSISSKFVI, translated from the coding sequence ATGGCCGATCAGTTAAGTTATCTATTTAGTACAAGGACGAGCAAGGACTTGGCAGAGAAAATTGCCCAGCATTATGGGAAAGAATTAGGGAAAATCAACTTTCAGGAGTTCAGCGATGGCGAATTCGAGCCGGTTCTAGATGAATCAGTAAGAGGAGGAAGAGTTTTCTTAATTGGATCTACATTTCCCCCGGCAGACAATTTATTAGAACTTCTTCTAATGATTGATGCAGCGAAAAGAGCATCTGCAAAGAGCATTACCGTTGTACTTCCTTACTTCGGACTTGCAAGACAAGACAGAAAAGACAAGCCAAGAGCGCCAATCGGTGCAAAATTGGTTGCTAATCTTTTGACTGCTGCAGGAGCAACAAGAATTATGACAATGGATCTTCATGCAGATCAAATCCAGGGATTCTTTGAAATTCCGGTAGACCATCTATATGCTTCTACAATTTTTGTGGATTATATCAGAGATCTGAAATTGGATAAACTTACAATCGCTTCCCCGGATATGGGAGGTGCAAAAAGAGCGAAAAACTATGCGGGTCATCTTGGCGCAGATGTAGTAATTGCTTATAAAGAGAGAAAGAAAGCAAATGTAGTTGAAGAAATGTTCCTTATCGGCGATGTAGAAGGCAAAAACGTTATCCTTATTGATGATATGATCGATACTGCGGGTACACTTTGTAAAGCGGCAGATATCTTAATGGAAAAAGGTGCAAAATCTGTAAGAGCTATGGCAACTCACGGAGTACTTTCGGGTAAAGCATATGAAAATATTGAGAACTCAAAATTATTGGAAGTTATTGTAACTGACTCAATTCCTGTGAAAAATAATTTGTCAACTAAAATAAAAGTGCTATCTTGCGCCCCATTATTTGCAGACGTTATGAAGATGGTTCATGAGCATCAGTCAATTAGTAGCAAGTTTGTTATTTAA
- the fumC gene encoding class II fumarate hydratase translates to MNYRIEKDTMGEVQVPADKFWGAQTERSRNNFKIGPEGSMPHEIIEAFAYLKKAAAFTNTDLGVLPAEKRDMIAKVCEEILEGKLNDQFPLVIWQTGSGTQSNMNVNEVISNKAHVNNGGNLGDKSEIHANDDVNKSQSSNDTYPTAMHIAAYKKVVETTIPAVEKLRDTLAEKTEAFKNIVKIGRTHLMDATPLTLGQEFSGYVAQLNYGIKALKNTLPHLSELALGGTAVGTGLNTPKGYDVKVAEYIAKFTNLPFVTAENKFEALAAHDAIVESHGALKQLAVSLFKIAQDIRLMASGPRSGIGEIHIPENEPGSSIMPGKVNPTQNEALTMVCAQVLGNDTTISFAGTQGNYELNVFKPVMAYNFLQSAQLIADACISFNDHCAVGIEPNNDRIKELVDKSLMLVTALNTHIGYENAAKIAKTAHKNGTTLKEEAINLGFVTAGQFDEWVKPEDMVGSLK, encoded by the coding sequence ATGAATTACAGAATAGAAAAAGACACCATGGGTGAAGTGCAGGTTCCTGCTGATAAGTTTTGGGGCGCACAGACTGAACGTTCACGAAACAATTTCAAGATCGGTCCGGAAGGTTCAATGCCACATGAAATTATCGAAGCTTTTGCTTATTTGAAGAAAGCGGCAGCCTTTACCAATACCGATTTGGGAGTTCTTCCGGCTGAAAAAAGAGATATGATCGCTAAAGTTTGTGAAGAAATTTTAGAAGGAAAACTGAACGATCAATTTCCTTTGGTAATTTGGCAGACAGGTTCAGGAACGCAGTCGAATATGAATGTAAATGAGGTTATTTCCAACAAAGCACACGTTAACAACGGTGGAAACCTGGGTGATAAATCTGAAATTCATGCGAATGATGATGTTAATAAATCACAGTCTTCCAACGATACCTATCCAACCGCAATGCACATCGCAGCATATAAAAAGGTTGTTGAAACTACAATTCCTGCGGTTGAAAAATTAAGAGATACTTTAGCTGAGAAAACAGAAGCCTTTAAAAATATTGTAAAAATCGGAAGAACGCATTTGATGGATGCCACTCCATTAACTTTGGGGCAGGAATTTTCAGGATATGTTGCTCAGCTGAATTACGGAATTAAAGCGTTAAAAAATACGTTACCACATCTTTCTGAATTAGCTTTGGGCGGAACCGCGGTTGGAACAGGATTGAATACCCCAAAAGGTTACGATGTAAAAGTTGCTGAATATATTGCAAAATTTACGAATCTCCCTTTTGTAACAGCAGAAAATAAATTTGAAGCTTTAGCGGCTCACGATGCCATTGTAGAATCTCACGGAGCATTGAAGCAACTGGCAGTTTCTTTATTTAAAATTGCTCAGGATATAAGATTAATGGCTTCAGGGCCGCGATCAGGAATCGGTGAAATTCACATTCCGGAAAATGAGCCGGGTTCATCCATCATGCCGGGAAAAGTAAATCCTACACAAAACGAAGCATTAACAATGGTTTGTGCTCAGGTTTTAGGAAATGATACCACGATTTCTTTTGCAGGAACTCAGGGAAATTATGAACTGAATGTTTTCAAACCGGTAATGGCTTACAATTTCTTACAGTCAGCCCAATTAATTGCTGATGCATGTATTTCATTTAACGATCACTGTGCAGTTGGAATTGAACCAAACAACGACAGAATCAAAGAACTGGTTGATAAATCTTTGATGCTCGTAACTGCTCTGAACACGCATATCGGTTACGAAAATGCAGCAAAAATTGCAAAAACTGCTCATAAAAACGGAACAACGTTGAAAGAAGAAGCGATCAATCTTGGGTTTGTAACTGCTGGACAGTTCGACGAATGGGTAAAGCCAGAAGATATGGTGGGAAGTTTAAAATAA
- a CDS encoding 50S ribosomal protein L25/general stress protein Ctc: protein MKSITIQGTKRESVGKKSTKALRDAELVPCVVYGGGEPLNFSAEEKSFKGLVYTPEAHTVSIEVDGQVIPAVLQDIQFHPITDKILHADFYQLSADKPVVMEVPVKITGRSKGVVAGGVLRQSFRKLKVKAIPANLPDEVVVDITSLKIGNKLYVGGIKTEGYSFVHPDNAVVVAVKMSRNAMKGAAAAMDDDDDEEVVAEVEGGEASATEETAAE, encoded by the coding sequence ATGAAATCTATTACAATTCAAGGTACAAAAAGAGAAAGCGTGGGCAAAAAGTCTACAAAAGCTTTACGTGATGCTGAATTAGTTCCTTGTGTTGTTTACGGAGGTGGCGAGCCATTGAACTTCTCTGCAGAAGAGAAATCATTCAAAGGGTTGGTGTATACTCCTGAAGCACACACGGTATCTATTGAAGTTGACGGACAGGTAATTCCTGCTGTTCTTCAGGATATTCAGTTCCACCCGATTACAGACAAAATTCTTCATGCAGACTTTTATCAATTATCTGCTGATAAGCCGGTAGTTATGGAGGTTCCTGTAAAAATTACTGGTCGTTCTAAAGGTGTTGTAGCTGGTGGTGTTTTACGTCAGTCTTTCAGAAAATTGAAAGTGAAAGCTATTCCTGCAAACTTACCTGATGAGGTAGTTGTTGATATTACTTCACTTAAAATTGGTAACAAACTTTATGTAGGTGGTATCAAAACTGAAGGATATTCTTTCGTGCACCCGGACAATGCAGTTGTTGTAGCTGTTAAGATGTCTAGAAATGCAATGAAAGGTGCAGCAGCAGCAATGGATGACGATGATGATGAAGAGGTTGTAGCTGAAGTTGAAGGAGGAGAAGCTTCTGCAACTGAAGAAACTGCAGCAGAATAA
- a CDS encoding alpha/beta fold hydrolase has product MFTKSNKQQIFFVKRYLIGAILILIFNIGLLNAQETKTSLGTLRQINAGVLNIGYTEAGSPNGTPVILLHGWPYDIHSYEDVVPILTAKGYRVITPYLRGFGTTRFLSDKTMRNGQQTAVAMDIISLMDALKIDKAIIGGFDWGARTADVMAALWPERVKGLVSVSGYLITNLEFNKKPLPPTAELGWWYQYYFSTDRGEKGYRENTYEFNKLIWKTASPSWNFDKATYDQTAQSFTNPDHVAIVIHNYRWRLSLAKGETKYEELEKKLLARPKINVPTITISSDFDGSAIDGKAYADRFAGKYSHKILKGIGHNVPQEDPVSFADAIIEVDGYSK; this is encoded by the coding sequence ATGTTTACAAAATCAAACAAACAACAGATTTTTTTTGTTAAAAGATATTTAATCGGTGCAATCCTAATCTTGATTTTCAACATTGGATTATTAAACGCTCAGGAAACAAAAACTTCATTGGGAACTTTAAGACAAATCAATGCGGGTGTCCTGAACATAGGTTATACAGAAGCAGGATCTCCCAATGGCACCCCCGTAATTTTACTTCATGGCTGGCCTTATGATATTCACAGTTACGAAGATGTTGTTCCGATACTAACCGCAAAAGGGTACAGAGTAATTACTCCATATCTAAGAGGTTTTGGAACAACCCGCTTTCTTTCTGATAAAACGATGAGAAACGGACAACAAACTGCCGTTGCTATGGATATAATTTCATTAATGGATGCTTTAAAAATTGACAAAGCCATTATCGGAGGATTCGATTGGGGCGCAAGAACTGCCGATGTGATGGCTGCACTTTGGCCTGAACGCGTAAAAGGACTGGTTTCCGTGAGCGGTTATTTGATTACTAACCTTGAATTTAATAAGAAGCCATTGCCGCCTACAGCAGAATTAGGTTGGTGGTATCAATATTATTTCTCTACGGATCGTGGCGAAAAGGGATACCGGGAAAATACTTATGAATTCAATAAACTGATCTGGAAAACAGCTTCTCCATCATGGAATTTTGACAAAGCGACTTATGATCAGACAGCACAATCTTTTACTAATCCTGATCATGTTGCAATTGTTATCCATAATTACCGTTGGAGATTGTCTTTAGCAAAAGGAGAAACAAAATATGAGGAATTGGAGAAAAAACTTTTAGCAAGACCTAAAATTAATGTTCCTACTATCACCATAAGCAGTGATTTTGATGGATCTGCTATCGACGGAAAAGCTTATGCAGACCGATTTGCAGGAAAATATTCTCATAAAATTTTAAAAGGAATCGGACACAATGTTCCACAGGAAGATCCTGTATCTTTTGCTGATGCAATTATTGAGGTTGACGGATATTCAAAATAG